The Desulfovibrio sp. JC022 nucleotide sequence TCTTTATCTGCGCCGCTGGTCTTGCCGCGCATCTTGCAGGAGCCGTTGCTGCAAAAACCATCCGTCCTGTTCTCGGCGTACCCATCTGCGGTTCCGCTCTCGGCGGTATGGATGCTCTGCTGGCAACTGTGCAGATGCCTCCGGGATTCCCCGTAGGAACTGTAGCTCTTGATAAGGTCGGTGCAAAAAACTCCGCATGGATGGCCGCTCAGATTCTGGCCCTTCATGACGAAGGAATTGCTGCCCAGATCAGAGAAGCCCGTCAGGGTTTCATTGATTCTGTTGAGAAGGC carries:
- the purE gene encoding 5-(carboxyamino)imidazole ribonucleotide mutase, producing MSAKVAIFMGSISDKDTMQPCSDLLTKLGIPHVFTVSSAHRTPERTAKLVKELEDNGCEIFICAAGLAAHLAGAVAAKTIRPVLGVPICGSALGGMDALLATVQMPPGFPVGTVALDKVGAKNSAWMAAQILALHDEGIAAQIREARQGFIDSVEKAAAELEA